The sequence GCCGCTTCGGCGTCCTGCGGGCGGCCAAGGACGGCGTGCTGTGGACCAGGCTGCCGCTGGTCGGCGAGCTGGGCGACGAGGCCGCCTCGCTGGAGGACGAGCGCCCGCGGCCGACCCTGGAGCGGTTCGACTTCCGCAAGCGCCGGGCGGAGCAGCTGGTGGACGGCCTGGACGCGTTCGCGGTGAGCGGCGACGGCACCCGGCTCGCCGTGCTGGACGAGGGCGAGCTGCGGATCGTGCCCGCCGACCACAAGGCGTCCGGCGAGGACGACGAGATCGACGTCGACCTGGACCGGCTGCGAGTGACGGTCGACCCGGCGGCCGAGTGGCGGCAGATGTACGACGAGAACGGCCGGCTGATGCGGGACAACTTCTGGCGTCCCGACCTCGGCGGGGTGGACTGGGCCGGGGTGCTGGCCCGCTACCGGCCGCTGGTGGAGCGGCTCGGCTCGCACGACGACCTGGTGGACCTGCTCTGGGAGGTGCACGGCGAGCTGGGCACCTCCCACGCGTACGTGGTGGCGCACGGGGTGCACACCGAGCCGGCCCGCCGGCAGGGCCTGCTCGGCGCGGACCTGGTCAGGGACGGCGAGGTGTGGCGGGTCGCGCGGATCCTGCCGGGGGAGTCCTCCGACCCCCGGGCGCACTCGCCGCTGGCCGCCCCGGGCGCGGCGGTCCGGCCCGGGGACGCGCTGCTTGCGGTCAACGGCCGTCCGGTGGACCCGGTGACCGGCCCGGCGCCCCTGCTGGCCGGCACCGCCGGGCAGCCGGTCGAGCTGACGGTGGCCGGCAAGGACGGCACCGACCAGCGGTACCCGGTGGTCGTCCCGCTCGCCGACGACGAGGCGCTGCGCTACCACGACTGGGTGGCCGGGCGGCGGGCCGTCGTCCGGGAGCTGTCCGACGGCCGGCTCGGCTATCTGCACATCCCCGACATGCAGACCACCGGCTGGGCGCAGATCCACCGCGACCTGCGCTCGGAGATGGCCAGGGAGGGCGTGGTCGTCGACATCCGGGGCAACCGGGGCGGGCACACCTCGCAGCTGGTGGTGGAGAAGCTGGCGCGGCGGATCGTCGGCTGGGGCGTGGGCAGGGACGTCGCCAATCCCGCGCCGTACCCGGAGTACGCGCCGCGCGGTCCGGTCGTCGCCCTGGCGGACGAGTACTCGGGCTCGGACGGCGACATCGTCAACGCGGCGATCCAGGCGCTGGGCATCGGCCCGGTCGTCGGCACCCGCACCTGGGGCGGGGTGATCGGCATCGACAGTCGCTACTCGCTGGTGGACGGGACCCTGGTGACCCAGCCCAAGTACGCGTTCTGGTCGGAGCGGCTCGGCTGGGGCCTGGAGAACCACGGGGTGGACCCGGACGTGGAGGTGCCGTTCCCGCCGCACGCCTGGGCGGCGGGCGAGGACCCGCAGCTCGCCGAGGGGGTGCGGATCGCGCTGGCGGCGCTCGCCGAGCAGCCGGCCAGGACCCCGCCGGCGCTGCCCTGGGAGCGGTAGCGGCGGTCCGGCGCCGGTGGGAGGACGGACCGCGGTCCGTCCTCCCACCGCCGGGGCGGCCGTCGCCGTGCGCGTCCCGCGGGGCCGGGGCGGCCGTCGCCGCGCGTACCGCGGGGGCAGCGCCCGCGCGAGTACCGGCGGGCGGCGGCGGGGCTCGGCTAGCATGCCGCCGTACGCTCCCACCAGACCAGCACCAGCATCCCGCGAGGAGATCCCGATGGCCGGCGAGGCGCAGCCCGACTGCCTGTTCTGCAAGATCGTGGCGGGCGAGATCCCGGCCACCGTGGTCCGCAGGACCGACCGGACCCTGGCCTTCCGCGACATCGCCCCTAAGGCCCCGGTGCACGTCCTGGTGATCCCGCACGCCCACTACCCGAACGCGGCCGCGTTGGCCGACGCGGAGCCCGATGTCGCCGGCGAGCTGCTCGCCGAGGCGGGCCGGGTCGCCGCGGACGAGGGCCTCGAGGACTACCGGCTGATCTTCAACACCGGCGCGGGCGCGGGCCAGACCGTCTTCCACGCCCACGTCCACGTGCTCGGCGGCACGTCGATGACCGAGCGCATGGTCTAGTCGGTGTCCCAGCGCGAACTCGTCGTCCTCGGGACCGCCAGCCAGGTCCCGACCCGGCACCGCAACCACAACGGCTACCTGCTGCGCTGGGACGGCGAGGGCCTGCTGTTCGACCCCGGCGAGGGGACCCAGCGGCAGATGCTGCGCGCCGGGGTCTCGGCCACCCAGCTCACCCGGATCGCCGTCACGCACTTCCACGGCGACCACAGCCTGGGCCTGGCCGGGGTGATCCAGCGGATCAACCTGGACCGGGTCCCGCACCCGGTGGACATCTACTTCCCGGCCTCCGGCGAGGTGTACTTCGAGCGGCTGCGGCACGCCACCGCCTTCCACGAGACGGCGGTGCTGCGGCCCCGCCCGATCGAGGAACCGGGCCCGCTGCCCGTGCCGGGCGCCCGCTTCGCGCTGGAGGCGGTCCGGCTCTCGCACCCGGTCGAGTCCTTCGGCTACCGGCTGAGCGAGCCGGACGGCCGCCGGCTGGTGCCCGAACGGCTGGCCGCCCTGGGCATCGCCGGCCCCGACACCGGCCGGCTCCAGCACCGGGGCGAGATCGAGGCGGACGGCCGGCGGGTCACCCTGGAGGAGGTCAGCGAGCCCCGGCCCGGGCAGCGGTTCGCCTTCGTCATGG comes from Streptomyces sp. TLI_053 and encodes:
- a CDS encoding histidine triad nucleotide-binding protein, with the translated sequence MAGEAQPDCLFCKIVAGEIPATVVRRTDRTLAFRDIAPKAPVHVLVIPHAHYPNAAALADAEPDVAGELLAEAGRVAADEGLEDYRLIFNTGAGAGQTVFHAHVHVLGGTSMTERMV
- a CDS encoding ribonuclease Z, encoding MSQRELVVLGTASQVPTRHRNHNGYLLRWDGEGLLFDPGEGTQRQMLRAGVSATQLTRIAVTHFHGDHSLGLAGVIQRINLDRVPHPVDIYFPASGEVYFERLRHATAFHETAVLRPRPIEEPGPLPVPGARFALEAVRLSHPVESFGYRLSEPDGRRLVPERLAALGIAGPDTGRLQHRGEIEADGRRVTLEEVSEPRPGQRFAFVMDTRLCEGVYELAERADLLVVEATFSDADAGLAEDHGHLTAGQAAKVAAEAGVRTLVLTHFSQRYPDLGQHLADARKHFDGPIVLAEDLARVPVPPRHK